In bacterium, the following are encoded in one genomic region:
- a CDS encoding LamG domain-containing protein — MINSDKSISIINAGESADIDTGVLLSSTFDADSPVVWKTIEWNNPSTSTAPYERGDSRLRKDETDGLVALWHFDEGEDLTGGTSADDSTVYDESTNTNTGIVYGCVWGNASEDSAVFQSALSFDGSNDYVNIGNDASIRMGTQDWTTEAWIYLASTPVSNYTGIVGPNSISTGSKAYLFSILTTRKIHIFVGDGSGVWALNLTSDDAIPLNTWTHVAVTIDRDGTCYMYINGSQNGSTSMSNSVDINGTNTYYIGMGDGGAKITGAIDEVAIYSRAKTAEEILQDAQGTQMRFRTQTTSSILDGTGADSPIGLWHFDNLENSSTSIVAYDSSVYGNNGDFSGAGEPAWYQWGMFGKCVEFDGSDDYVSCVNVNSSVKNAEFWVKADNTSQSLLEFNTSDTVYVLSGTLKAPNLTSPTFYVNGSESTTLTTSWSHVAINYDTGINASAFNIGKAGSTYFAGLIDEVGLYNYVRTADQIAIDARGGHPWSPWSPYYKNADIDDIVLFADDFNDGVVGSDWTAYEDGTWHIDNIADDTGFLQISGLSASAGDTAIIIADNTNWYDEQVEAKVKIKTAGGKSGIIYRKGTGSNYGYVAYLEQGSGVKAYSMDATGLATSKGSSSMTINTNTWYTLKVTSDGTNDRVYVDDAEKISFSNTSTYKAKAGLYAENNTVFDDFKVFPIDRYCHYEATLTDNINNDTTPYLYWVRLSYEETTSDDSIWSRIIQDRHTYSTLTPRDTSITPAEFNYTDIDGADTVWCYNLENYDNQGDNIGVPNGAITVNVATPTTASRVDLRLGIRKTTAVNYPDEWPEDIDDYTWSDWRQYASGEGYEGTAEGDTITWTLTYSTSDLATDFATEGGYILQSRAVSSTGGTEPAPTNFKPNDDNDRRDTAIIYMMRDITPPGAANTTGGVDGTVSVSGYTSTVCANSATNTLWTNVGVKGILSYPESTTCTSYRDNTEYVWFNIESSADDSGIRVKVSDQNQASGRTSDCSDLDEDDTSIRYRYSLDGGTTWNASELLTGISADIAEWAFADTNVWTDRYMVIQANDALAETKPSDDSADDLSLGLYRCSIGTIAPASSTKGENVLIQFAQKDKAGNWGYSHRAATYYATQTSGCSTTGKGYYINVDLLAPDPRITAGPREANYSTSASFEFDDNSADDSPLLSAFKTMLQQGSAKATPDDVSASYRSWTSYQPWSPTSDEGSATFTDLSTTAAQNWYRCFVMAKDEALNECDGADSASYIFQCLTPAPDTIIYSGAFGIITDDDGNYSTTFKFKGEGGNNTGYEYRYCTDGSSWTGWSGTAEYPYSVTSYGNYTFRVQARNLTGGVVDPTPASVTFTIEDPAHPSAIAPPGDPVKYWREESE; from the coding sequence GTGATAAATAGCGATAAATCCATATCAATCATCAACGCAGGTGAGAGTGCCGATATTGACACAGGTGTGCTGCTTTCTTCCACGTTTGACGCTGACTCGCCTGTTGTGTGGAAAACAATAGAATGGAATAATCCGAGCACATCAACTGCCCCATACGAAAGAGGAGATTCGCGGTTAAGAAAGGACGAGACGGATGGTCTTGTAGCTCTATGGCATTTTGACGAGGGAGAGGATTTAACAGGCGGAACAAGCGCGGATGATTCTACAGTGTATGATGAATCAACAAATACCAACACAGGCATTGTCTACGGATGCGTATGGGGAAACGCGTCAGAGGATTCAGCGGTTTTTCAGAGCGCGTTGAGCTTTGATGGAAGTAATGATTATGTAAATATTGGGAATGATGCAAGTATCCGAATGGGTACACAAGATTGGACTACAGAGGCTTGGATATACTTAGCTAGTACTCCAGTGAGTAACTATACTGGAATCGTAGGACCAAATTCTATAAGTACTGGCAGCAAAGCATATCTATTCTCCATTCTGACTACAAGAAAAATACATATTTTTGTTGGAGATGGGTCTGGCGTTTGGGCTTTAAACCTTACGAGTGATGACGCTATTCCATTAAATACCTGGACACATGTTGCTGTGACTATTGACAGAGATGGGACTTGTTATATGTATATAAATGGCAGCCAAAATGGAAGCACGTCTATGAGCAATTCAGTTGATATAAATGGAACTAATACTTATTACATAGGAATGGGAGATGGTGGTGCAAAAATAACTGGCGCAATTGACGAAGTTGCTATCTACAGCCGGGCAAAAACAGCTGAGGAGATCTTGCAGGACGCGCAGGGCACGCAGATGCGCTTCAGGACGCAGACAACCTCAAGTATTCTTGACGGAACCGGCGCTGACAGCCCGATAGGTCTGTGGCATTTTGATAATCTGGAGAACAGTTCTACGTCAATAGTTGCTTATGATTCATCAGTATATGGAAATAATGGAGACTTTAGTGGCGCAGGAGAACCTGCTTGGTATCAATGGGGAATGTTTGGAAAGTGCGTAGAGTTTGATGGGTCGGACGATTATGTAAGCTGTGTTAATGTTAATAGCAGTGTAAAGAATGCGGAGTTCTGGGTTAAAGCTGATAATACAAGCCAGTCTTTATTGGAATTTAATACTTCGGATACTGTGTATGTCTTGTCTGGAACACTTAAGGCTCCAAATTTAACGTCTCCGACTTTTTATGTTAATGGAAGTGAAAGCACAACGCTTACCACTAGTTGGTCACATGTAGCAATAAATTACGATACTGGTATAAATGCGAGCGCATTCAACATAGGAAAAGCAGGCTCGACCTATTTTGCCGGCTTAATAGATGAGGTCGGACTTTATAATTATGTTCGCACAGCTGACCAGATTGCAATAGACGCGCGGGGCGGTCATCCATGGTCGCCTTGGTCTCCGTATTACAAGAATGCGGACATAGATGATATTGTGCTTTTTGCGGATGATTTTAATGACGGAGTAGTTGGAAGCGACTGGACAGCATATGAAGACGGGACCTGGCATATAGACAATATTGCTGACGATACAGGGTTTCTTCAGATAAGCGGTCTAAGCGCAAGCGCAGGTGATACTGCTATTATTATTGCAGATAATACAAACTGGTATGATGAGCAGGTAGAGGCAAAGGTAAAGATAAAGACAGCAGGAGGAAAGTCGGGTATTATCTATAGAAAAGGTACTGGATCTAATTATGGTTATGTAGCGTATTTAGAGCAGGGAAGTGGAGTAAAGGCGTATTCAATGGACGCTACCGGTCTAGCTACCTCAAAAGGCAGTTCAAGCATGACAATTAATACAAACACATGGTATACGCTAAAGGTAACTTCCGACGGCACCAATGACAGAGTATATGTTGATGATGCAGAGAAGATCAGTTTTTCCAATACTTCAACGTATAAAGCTAAGGCAGGATTATATGCAGAGAACAATACTGTTTTTGACGACTTCAAGGTTTTTCCAATAGACCGCTACTGCCACTATGAAGCAACACTGACGGATAATATAAATAATGACACTACTCCGTATCTCTACTGGGTTAGACTGAGTTATGAGGAGACAACAAGTGATGACAGTATATGGAGCAGGATTATTCAGGACAGGCATACATATTCAACGCTTACTCCAAGGGATACTAGTATAACACCAGCTGAGTTTAATTATACGGATATAGATGGCGCAGACACAGTTTGGTGCTACAACCTGGAGAATTATGATAACCAAGGCGATAATATAGGTGTTCCTAATGGCGCTATAACAGTCAATGTGGCTACTCCGACAACAGCTTCAAGAGTAGATCTCAGACTCGGTATAAGAAAGACAACCGCGGTTAACTATCCAGACGAGTGGCCTGAGGATATAGATGACTACACGTGGAGTGACTGGAGACAGTATGCAAGCGGTGAGGGTTACGAAGGAACGGCAGAAGGAGATACTATAACATGGACACTGACCTATTCAACTTCAGATCTCGCAACAGATTTTGCCACAGAAGGAGGATATATTCTACAGTCAAGAGCTGTATCAAGTACTGGAGGAACAGAACCAGCTCCAACAAACTTCAAGCCCAATGATGATAATGACAGGCGCGATACAGCAATAATATATATGATGAGGGACATCACACCGCCAGGGGCTGCAAATACTACAGGAGGAGTGGACGGCACAGTATCTGTATCAGGATATACCAGTACTGTCTGTGCAAATAGCGCGACCAATACATTGTGGACAAATGTGGGTGTAAAGGGAATCCTAAGTTACCCTGAAAGTACCACATGTACGTCCTACAGAGATAATACCGAATATGTCTGGTTTAATATTGAAAGTTCAGCGGATGATTCAGGCATAAGGGTAAAGGTTTCGGACCAGAACCAAGCATCAGGCAGAACAAGTGACTGTTCAGATCTGGATGAAGATGATACAAGTATAAGATACAGATATTCATTGGATGGTGGAACTACATGGAACGCGTCAGAATTATTAACTGGCATAAGCGCTGATATAGCAGAATGGGCGTTTGCTGACACGAATGTGTGGACGGATAGATATATGGTTATACAAGCTAATGATGCTCTTGCCGAAACTAAACCCAGTGACGACAGTGCAGATGATTTGAGTTTGGGTCTTTACCGCTGTTCAATAGGCACAATTGCGCCTGCAAGCAGTACAAAAGGAGAGAATGTTCTTATCCAGTTTGCTCAAAAGGATAAAGCAGGGAATTGGGGATATTCGCACAGAGCAGCCACCTATTACGCAACTCAAACTTCCGGTTGTTCTACTACAGGCAAAGGATATTACATTAATGTTGACTTATTAGCGCCAGACCCAAGAATCACAGCGGGTCCGAGAGAAGCGAATTACTCAACATCCGCAAGTTTCGAGTTTGATGATAATTCTGCCGATGACAGCCCGCTGCTCTCTGCGTTCAAGACAATGCTGCAGCAGGGAAGCGCAAAAGCTACACCTGATGATGTTAGCGCCAGTTACAGATCATGGACCTCTTATCAGCCGTGGTCCCCGACATCAGATGAAGGCTCAGCAACATTTACAGATTTAAGCACTACCGCTGCTCAAAATTGGTACAGGTGTTTTGTCATGGCAAAGGATGAAGCGCTTAATGAATGCGATGGCGCAGACAGCGCATCATATATATTTCAGTGTCTTACTCCTGCGCCAGATACTATAATCTATTCAGGAGCATTTGGCATAATAACTGACGATGACGGCAATTACAGTACGACATTTAAGTTTAAAGGAGAAGGTGGAAATAACACAGGATATGAGTATAGGTATTGCACAGATGGCTCTTCATGGACTGGCTGGTCCGGTACAGCAGAATATCCTTATTCAGTAACAAGCTATGGAAATTACACATTTAGAGTACAGGCTAGAAACTTGACAGGAGGCGTGGTAGATCCAACCCCTGCCTCAGTTACCTTCACAATTGAAGATCCTGCTCATCCTTCAGCCATCGCTCCTCCAGGCGATCCTGTGAAGTACTGGAGAGAAGAAAGCGAATAG
- a CDS encoding type II toxin-antitoxin system HicB family antitoxin: MKYIVHIEQDEDGVFVAECPSLPGCISQGSSREKAEENIKDAIKGYLESLKKHGEPVPLGITEEIVEVAV; encoded by the coding sequence ATGAAATATATAGTCCATATAGAGCAGGATGAAGATGGAGTTTTTGTAGCTGAATGTCCAAGTCTGCCTGGATGCATTTCTCAAGGCAGCTCAAGAGAAAAAGCCGAAGAAAACATAAAGGATGCTATTAAAGGATATCTTGAGAGTTTAAAAAAACATGGAGAACCTGTTCCGCTTGGAATTACAGAAGAGATAGTTGAGGTTGCTGTATGA
- a CDS encoding type II toxin-antitoxin system HicA family toxin translates to MSRLPVVSGKDVTKAFSKIGYELDHQTGSHMILRRNVFPYRRLTIPSHKEIAKGTLRAIIRQAGLTVEEFIKLIK, encoded by the coding sequence ATGAGCAGGTTACCTGTGGTATCAGGTAAGGACGTTACAAAGGCTTTTTCGAAGATTGGTTATGAGCTGGACCATCAAACAGGCAGCCATATGATCCTTAGAAGAAATGTTTTTCCATACAGAAGATTGACAATTCCCAGTCATAAAGAAATTGCCAAGGGAACCTTGAGAGCAATAATCAGGCAAGCTGGACTGACCGTAGAAGAATTCATCAAGCTAATCAAATAA
- a CDS encoding NAD-dependent epimerase/dehydratase family protein: MKILVTGGAGFIGSHIADRLIDEGHQVVIVDNLSTGKEENINPKAVFYNLDIRSRGPARRAPTLEHVFKKERPDCVDHHAAQMSVAVSMKKPVFDADVNILGGINILQNCVKYNTKKIVFASSGGTVYGEAENVPTTENEPFCPLSPYGVSKLATEYYLSFYKHEYNLPYTVLRYGNVYGPRQDPHGEAGVIAIFIKAMLTGKKPTIFGKGDCVRDYVYVDDIVAANVSAINRNICGAFNIGTAEGTDVNEVFGELKRIIDFPKDCEYGPAREGDLKQSILSFDKAQKTLSWKPCVSLYKGFERTVDFFRRNG, translated from the coding sequence ATGAAAATATTAGTAACGGGCGGAGCGGGATTTATAGGTTCGCATATTGCGGACAGATTGATTGATGAAGGTCATCAGGTCGTAATAGTGGATAATCTCTCAACTGGAAAAGAGGAAAATATTAATCCAAAAGCGGTATTCTACAACCTTGATATCCGTAGTAGGGGCCCGGCGCGCCGTGCCCCTACATTGGAACATGTATTCAAAAAGGAAAGACCTGATTGCGTTGACCATCATGCTGCGCAGATGAGTGTCGCAGTATCAATGAAAAAACCTGTTTTTGATGCGGACGTTAATATACTGGGAGGAATTAACATCCTGCAAAACTGCGTAAAATATAACACGAAGAAAATAGTTTTCGCATCCTCAGGCGGGACTGTTTACGGAGAGGCAGAAAATGTTCCCACAACAGAAAACGAGCCATTCTGTCCACTCTCCCCTTATGGAGTCTCCAAGCTTGCCACTGAGTATTATCTCTCATTCTATAAACATGAATATAATCTTCCTTATACAGTGCTGAGATATGGAAATGTTTACGGTCCGCGTCAGGATCCGCATGGAGAAGCCGGAGTTATAGCTATCTTTATAAAAGCCATGCTTACAGGCAAAAAACCGACAATATTCGGCAAAGGCGATTGCGTTAGAGATTATGTATATGTTGATGATATTGTGGCAGCTAATGTGTCGGCTATCAATCGGAATATATGCGGAGCTTTCAATATAGGAACTGCCGAAGGAACAGATGTCAATGAAGTATTTGGTGAGTTAAAGCGCATAATAGATTTCCCTAAAGATTGCGAGTACGGTCCTGCCAGAGAAGGAGACCTTAAACAAAGTATCTTGTCCTTTGATAAAGCGCAAAAAACGCTTTCATGGAAACCATGTGTCAGCTTATACAAAGGGTTTGAGAGAACAGTAGATTTCTTCAGAAGAAATGGGTAA
- a CDS encoding ABC transporter permease — protein sequence MGNYILLRLFGIIPLLLGISIITFSVIHLAPGKPTDLQTQLNPKISQQTRERLEKLYGLDKPLHVQYIAWLKKIIRLDFGTSFTDGRSVRLKILETLPITLIINVLSIIFILLIAIPVGIASATKQHSWFDRFSTVFVFVGFSMPSFWLALLLIIFFSIKLGWLPISGLHSLNYDQMSYFQRLTDFGRHLVMPVFIGAFGGIAGMSRYMRSNMLEVLNQDYIRTARAKGLSEFRVVYKHALKNAVIPLITILGLSVPGLIGGSVIIESIFAIPGMGRLFFQSAMSRDYPVIMGILTMGAVLTLIGNLFADICYGIADPRIKYEKN from the coding sequence ATGGGTAATTATATACTTCTACGCCTATTCGGCATTATCCCGCTTCTCTTAGGCATAAGCATAATTACCTTCTCAGTAATACACCTTGCGCCGGGCAAACCAACAGACCTTCAAACACAACTCAACCCTAAAATATCCCAACAAACAAGAGAGAGACTGGAAAAACTATACGGACTGGATAAACCCCTGCATGTTCAGTATATTGCATGGCTTAAAAAAATAATCCGCCTTGATTTCGGGACATCCTTTACAGACGGCAGGTCCGTACGTTTAAAAATATTAGAAACACTTCCTATAACTCTAATAATCAACGTATTATCAATTATATTTATACTCCTTATTGCAATACCTGTAGGAATTGCATCAGCCACAAAACAACATTCATGGTTTGACAGATTCTCAACAGTATTCGTATTCGTTGGTTTTTCAATGCCGTCATTTTGGCTTGCATTACTACTTATTATTTTTTTCAGTATAAAACTTGGCTGGCTTCCTATTTCAGGGCTTCACTCATTAAATTATGACCAGATGAGTTATTTCCAAAGGCTGACTGACTTTGGCAGGCATCTTGTAATGCCTGTTTTTATAGGCGCATTTGGAGGAATTGCAGGTATGTCCAGATATATGAGATCAAATATGCTTGAGGTGCTGAATCAGGACTATATAAGAACAGCGCGGGCAAAAGGCTTGAGCGAGTTTCGGGTCGTTTACAAACACGCCTTAAAGAACGCTGTAATACCTCTTATCACTATTCTAGGACTTTCTGTGCCGGGTCTAATTGGAGGAAGCGTTATTATAGAGAGCATATTTGCAATTCCAGGTATGGGCAGATTATTTTTTCAATCTGCAATGTCCAGAGACTATCCTGTTATAATGGGAATCCTTACTATGGGAGCAGTTCTTACATTAATTGGTAATCTGTTTGCAGATATATGTTATGGCATTGCTGACCCAAGGATAAAGTATGAGAAAAACTAA
- a CDS encoding ABC transporter permease, which translates to MLLAKFKKNRLALFGIVIIFAMFFVGIFAPVLSPYNPNKINVDHIFLSPFQNNHILGTDGLGRDVLSRIIWGTRVSIKVGFVATGISIIIGILIGSIAGYYGRMVDSVLMRFVDMMLCFPSFFLILSVVAITKPCITNIMIIIGLTSWMGIARLVRGEFLSLKEREFTQAAKIMGVSNMRIIFRHILPNAMAPVYVAATFGIAGAILTESALSFLGLGVQPPTSSWGNLLSTGKSTIEFAWWITAFPGLAILITVLSYNLLGEGLRDILDPRIDT; encoded by the coding sequence ATGTTATTGGCCAAATTTAAAAAGAATAGGCTGGCTCTTTTTGGAATAGTTATTATCTTTGCGATGTTCTTTGTTGGCATTTTTGCGCCTGTTCTATCACCATACAATCCAAATAAAATAAATGTAGATCATATCTTTTTAAGCCCTTTTCAAAACAATCATATTCTTGGAACTGATGGCCTGGGCCGCGATGTGCTGTCAAGGATAATATGGGGTACACGTGTATCCATTAAAGTAGGATTCGTAGCAACAGGTATTTCAATCATAATAGGCATTCTTATTGGATCCATTGCCGGATATTACGGTAGAATGGTTGATTCAGTCTTAATGAGATTCGTTGATATGATGCTCTGCTTTCCAAGCTTTTTCCTCATTCTATCAGTTGTAGCAATAACAAAACCATGTATAACCAATATAATGATAATTATTGGCTTAACCAGCTGGATGGGTATTGCCAGGCTTGTTAGAGGAGAGTTTCTCTCTCTAAAAGAACGTGAATTTACACAAGCAGCGAAAATAATGGGCGTAAGCAATATGAGAATTATCTTTCGCCATATCTTACCAAATGCAATGGCTCCTGTATATGTTGCTGCTACTTTTGGCATAGCCGGAGCAATACTTACAGAATCTGCTCTAAGCTTTTTGGGTCTAGGTGTCCAGCCACCAACATCAAGCTGGGGAAATCTACTTTCTACAGGTAAATCAACAATAGAATTTGCATGGTGGATTACGGCATTTCCCGGACTTGCTATCCTTATAACAGTACTTAGTTATAACCTGTTAGGCGAAGGTTTGAGAGATATACTTGACCCAAGGATTGACACATAA
- a CDS encoding PilZ domain-containing protein yields MITDRRKYQRFNVDLPVLCKKRVYFISYDGEKGRAKNISSGGALVFTKENIPALTSLKLIIHLIYLKKEIKAVAQVVKSEPIWSGYKLNLKFIKISEKDKKILSKDYLVKRPSKILDSNE; encoded by the coding sequence ATGATTACGGATAGAAGAAAGTATCAAAGATTTAATGTAGATCTTCCTGTTTTATGTAAAAAAAGAGTATATTTTATATCATATGATGGCGAGAAAGGCAGGGCTAAGAATATTAGTAGCGGTGGAGCGCTTGTATTTACAAAAGAGAATATTCCTGCTTTAACGTCCCTTAAATTAATAATACATCTTATTTATCTTAAAAAAGAGATTAAAGCTGTTGCACAAGTAGTAAAATCGGAACCAATATGGTCGGGATATAAGCTGAATTTAAAATTCATCAAGATTAGTGAAAAAGATAAAAAAATACTTAGCAAGGACTATCTTGTAAAGCGTCCTTCTAAAATCCTTGATAGTAATGAATAG
- the bioF gene encoding 8-amino-7-oxononanoate synthase → MNKLDFLDEALNIFKRKDLYRTLKTCSQFKSSKLVLDGKELINFSSNNYLGLAGDPVLKEAACNAIEKYGCSSTASRLMCGNLDINEKLEKRIADFKRTEAALTFNSGYMANIGVISALMGRQDVIFADKYNHASLVDGCILSRAKLMRYPHKDVKSLEQILKDVGKYGRRLIVTDSVFSMDGDIAPLPEIIELANKYDCMVMIDDAHATGVLGEKGRGSAEYFDIPEGAIDIHMGTLGKALGSFGAYVAGSRSLMEFLINRARSFIFTTALPPSVIGSVIAAILILEMDNTRIKTLNNNASYFRNQLRKEGFNILNTETQIIPLIVGENRKAIQFSRFLMQNGIFAVPIRPPTVPLNTARIRFSITAAHSKEELGHTIEIIKKAGKKFGIAQ, encoded by the coding sequence ATGAATAAATTGGATTTTCTTGATGAAGCGCTTAATATTTTTAAAAGAAAAGATTTATATCGTACGTTAAAAACATGTTCTCAGTTTAAATCTTCAAAACTGGTTCTTGATGGGAAAGAACTAATTAATTTTTCATCCAATAATTATCTTGGTTTAGCAGGTGATCCTGTTCTAAAGGAGGCTGCATGCAATGCTATAGAAAAGTATGGTTGCAGCAGTACTGCATCGCGTCTTATGTGTGGAAATTTAGATATCAATGAAAAATTGGAAAAAAGAATAGCAGACTTCAAGCGGACAGAAGCAGCTCTTACGTTTAATTCCGGGTACATGGCTAATATAGGTGTGATATCTGCCTTGATGGGAAGGCAGGATGTTATATTTGCAGATAAGTATAATCATGCAAGTCTTGTAGACGGCTGTATATTAAGCAGGGCGAAGCTTATGCGATATCCCCATAAGGATGTAAAAAGCCTGGAACAAATTCTTAAAGATGTGGGTAAATATGGCAGACGTCTGATTGTTACTGACTCTGTCTTCAGCATGGATGGAGATATAGCACCTTTACCGGAGATTATAGAACTGGCAAATAAATACGATTGTATGGTGATGATTGATGATGCACATGCAACAGGTGTACTGGGGGAAAAAGGTCGTGGGAGTGCGGAATATTTTGATATTCCTGAAGGAGCGATAGATATTCATATGGGGACACTTGGAAAAGCTCTGGGAAGTTTTGGGGCATATGTAGCGGGATCCAGAAGTCTTATGGAATTTTTAATTAACAGAGCACGAAGCTTCATCTTTACAACGGCTTTACCGCCATCTGTTATAGGTTCTGTTATTGCTGCTATATTAATTCTTGAGATGGATAATACGCGAATAAAAACACTAAACAATAATGCCAGTTATTTCAGAAATCAACTGAGAAAAGAGGGTTTTAATATTTTAAACACCGAGACTCAGATAATACCCCTGATAGTAGGTGAAAATAGAAAAGCTATACAATTCAGCAGGTTCTTGATGCAGAATGGAATTTTTGCCGTACCTATTAGACCTCCGACTGTTCCTTTAAACACTGCAAGGATAAGGTTTTCAATCACAGCAGCTCATAGCAAAGAGGAACTTGGTCATACAATAGAAATAATTAAAAAAGCTGGCAAGAAGTTCGGTATCGCTCAGTGA
- the bioB gene encoding biotin synthase BioB has translation MYRTIEDKVLNGIQPTDAEIYDLVKIDDNLIDLISVADKIRRKFKGKKVKFCSIVNAKSGMCAENCAFCGQSDYHKAKILKYPLLDTEAIVKSAMDAAHNGAAEFSIVTSGKKINSRKEIEKIKSAIRKIKSETPLECCASLGILDKDFFAELKGAGLDRYHHNLETCPSFFSQICTTRSYDENIDTIRAAKEAGLITCCGGIFGMGESQQQRIELALTLKELDPDSIPINFLNPVKNTRLENMSLLKPLEALKIIAIFRIVFPKKDIIICGGREVVLRSLQPMMFLAGANGMILGDYLTTKGRSVKHDLDMIKDLGLSRDSKS, from the coding sequence ATGTATAGAACAATAGAAGATAAGGTTTTAAATGGCATACAGCCTACTGATGCTGAAATTTACGATCTGGTTAAGATAGACGACAATCTGATAGACCTCATATCGGTAGCGGATAAAATACGCAGGAAATTTAAAGGAAAGAAAGTAAAGTTCTGCTCCATTGTAAATGCAAAATCCGGCATGTGTGCAGAGAACTGCGCTTTTTGCGGACAGTCGGACTATCACAAGGCAAAAATTCTTAAATATCCCCTGTTAGATACAGAAGCAATAGTTAAATCAGCAATGGATGCTGCACATAACGGTGCAGCAGAGTTTTCTATAGTGACCAGTGGTAAAAAGATAAACTCCAGAAAAGAGATTGAAAAGATAAAAAGCGCAATAAGAAAAATCAAGAGTGAAACTCCTCTGGAGTGCTGTGCGTCTCTGGGAATTTTAGACAAGGATTTTTTTGCGGAATTAAAAGGCGCTGGTCTGGATAGATATCATCATAATCTTGAGACATGTCCAAGTTTTTTCTCTCAGATTTGCACAACTCGCTCTTACGATGAGAATATAGATACAATCAGAGCAGCTAAAGAAGCAGGGTTAATTACATGCTGTGGGGGCATATTTGGAATGGGGGAGTCTCAGCAGCAGAGAATAGAGTTAGCTCTGACCTTGAAAGAATTAGATCCTGACTCTATCCCGATAAATTTTCTGAATCCTGTTAAGAATACTAGACTTGAGAACATGTCTCTGCTAAAGCCTTTGGAAGCGCTAAAAATAATAGCTATATTTCGGATTGTTTTCCCAAAAAAGGATATTATTATCTGCGGGGGTAGGGAAGTTGTATTGCGGAGTCTTCAGCCAATGATGTTCCTTGCAGGAGCAAATGGTATGATTCTAGGAGATTACCTAACTACAAAGGGAAGAAGCGTGAAGCATGACTTAGATATGATAAAAGATTTGGGACTCAGCAGAGACTCAAAATCTTGA
- a CDS encoding histidinol-phosphatase HisJ family protein, producing MLVDYHIHTRMCGHAEGEMEEYVRGAIRKGLGEIGFNEHFPILHLEDKELARRLAMSIDEFPIYVEHVQRLQKEFKKHISIKLGCEIDYLPGNMKIVMHTINKYDFDYLYGSVHFLDDWMIDHPDHKSRFENQDLYKVYKDYFSLVEEAAESRLFDCISHIDVIKKFGYKPDKDLTCIYEQTASILKHADVCIEVNTSGLYKPVGEIYPQEKFLKICYKHNVPVTLGSDAHKPEHVGRDFDKAVSLIKRAGYREIVRFSRRQRSYVNV from the coding sequence ATGCTTGTTGATTATCATATACATACCAGAATGTGTGGTCATGCAGAGGGAGAGATGGAAGAATATGTCAGGGGAGCTATTAGAAAAGGTCTGGGAGAGATAGGGTTTAATGAGCATTTCCCGATTTTGCATCTTGAGGATAAAGAACTTGCAAGAAGGCTTGCTATGTCCATTGATGAGTTTCCAATATATGTAGAACATGTACAAAGATTGCAGAAAGAATTTAAAAAACATATTTCAATAAAACTCGGGTGTGAGATTGATTATTTGCCCGGAAACATGAAGATCGTAATGCATACTATCAATAAGTATGATTTTGACTATTTGTATGGGTCTGTGCACTTTTTGGATGATTGGATGATTGATCATCCTGATCATAAATCAAGGTTTGAAAATCAGGATTTGTATAAAGTGTACAAAGATTATTTTAGTCTGGTTGAAGAAGCTGCAGAATCAAGGCTATTTGACTGTATTTCTCATATAGATGTTATAAAGAAGTTTGGATATAAGCCTGATAAAGATTTAACATGTATCTATGAACAAACAGCAAGCATCTTAAAACATGCAGATGTATGTATTGAGGTTAATACTTCCGGGCTATACAAGCCTGTAGGAGAAATATATCCACAGGAGAAGTTCCTTAAGATTTGTTATAAGCATAATGTGCCTGTTACACTGGGCTCTGACGCGCATAAACCTGAGCATGTGGGAAGGGATTTTGATAAGGCAGTTTCTTTAATAAAAAGAGCAGGATACAGGGAAATAGTCAGATTTAGTAGACGACAAAGGTCGTATGTGAATGTATAG